A region from the Pseudodesulfovibrio sp. JC047 genome encodes:
- a CDS encoding 2-isopropylmalate synthase: MADRVYVFDTTLRDGEQSPGATMNQDEKIRMAHQLETLGVDIIEAGFPIASQGDFEAVQAIARAVDSVQVAGLCRAVIGDIDRCWEAVQDAKNPRIHTFLATSDIHMKHKLDKTPDEVIDMIQTAVSHAKQYTDNVEFSAEDASRSDWDFLVKVTEVAIEAGATVVNIPDTVGYSQPFEYYELIKYLKDNVKNVDDAILSVHCHNDLGCAVANTLAAVTAGARQVECTVLGIGERAGNAALEDLVMAINTRKELYDVETNVRTEQLYPSCRRLSQIIGMPIPPNKAIVGANAFAHESGIHQDGVIKNRLTYEIMTPDSIGRTSNDIVIGKHSGSHAVKNKATELGYELENDQIQVLFKAVKDLADKKEQIYDEDVEALILESVYRRKDRFRLVDMSVFSGTGDVPPHAATVMEFGAKGAAEIKRTSCFGEGSIDAVFQSIYSLIGVVPRLEVYSVNAVTEGADALASVAVRIAHNGTKAVGRANDADVVKASALAMINALNRMEKAKEER; the protein is encoded by the coding sequence ATGGCAGACAGAGTGTATGTATTTGATACCACCTTGCGTGACGGCGAACAGTCTCCTGGCGCAACCATGAACCAGGATGAAAAAATTCGAATGGCACATCAGCTTGAAACATTGGGTGTGGACATTATCGAGGCTGGGTTTCCAATTGCCAGTCAAGGCGATTTCGAAGCGGTCCAGGCCATTGCCCGGGCCGTGGACTCCGTGCAGGTTGCCGGTCTGTGTCGGGCTGTTATCGGTGATATCGACCGATGTTGGGAAGCGGTGCAGGACGCGAAGAATCCACGGATTCACACTTTTCTTGCCACCAGTGATATTCACATGAAACACAAGTTGGACAAGACCCCGGATGAAGTGATCGACATGATCCAGACGGCGGTCAGCCATGCCAAACAATATACGGACAACGTGGAATTTTCCGCTGAAGACGCGTCTCGTTCTGACTGGGATTTTCTGGTCAAGGTGACGGAAGTTGCCATTGAGGCCGGGGCCACGGTGGTCAATATCCCGGATACTGTCGGGTATTCTCAGCCTTTTGAATATTACGAACTCATCAAATATCTGAAAGACAATGTGAAGAATGTGGATGACGCGATTTTGTCCGTGCATTGTCATAACGATCTCGGATGCGCTGTGGCCAATACCTTGGCCGCTGTGACAGCGGGTGCCCGTCAGGTTGAATGTACTGTTCTCGGTATCGGGGAACGGGCAGGCAACGCGGCTTTGGAAGATCTGGTCATGGCCATCAATACCCGCAAGGAATTGTATGATGTTGAGACCAATGTCCGAACCGAGCAATTATATCCGTCCTGCCGCCGCTTGTCGCAGATTATCGGTATGCCCATTCCGCCCAACAAGGCGATCGTCGGGGCCAATGCCTTTGCCCATGAATCTGGTATCCATCAGGATGGTGTTATCAAGAATCGGCTGACATATGAGATAATGACGCCGGATTCCATTGGTCGCACCAGTAATGATATCGTGATCGGCAAACATTCTGGCTCCCATGCTGTGAAGAACAAGGCGACGGAATTGGGATATGAGTTGGAGAATGATCAGATTCAGGTGCTGTTCAAGGCCGTGAAGGACTTGGCGGACAAAAAGGAACAGATTTATGATGAAGACGTCGAAGCCTTGATTCTGGAGTCGGTCTATCGGCGCAAGGATCGGTTCCGTCTGGTTGATATGTCTGTCTTTTCCGGGACAGGCGATGTGCCGCCCCATGCTGCAACCGTGATGGAATTCGGGGCCAAGGGGGCTGCGGAGATCAAGCGGACCAGCTGTTTCGGTGAAGGTTCCATTGACGCCGTGTTTCAGTCCATCTATTCATTGATAGGTGTGGTCCCGAGACTGGAAGTATATTCTGTCAACGCCGTCACTGAAGGAGCGGATGCACTGGCAAGTGTGGCTGTTCGCATCGCGCATAATGGGACAAAAGCCGTTGGGCGCGCCAATGACGCCGATGTGGTCAAGGCAAGTGCGCTCGCCATGATCAACGCATTGAATCGCATGGAAAAAGCCAAAGAGGAGAGATAG
- a CDS encoding 3-isopropylmalate dehydratase small subunit → MKVTGTAHKVGDHIDTDAIIPARFLVTTDAKELGANCMEGLEAGWVSRVQENDVMIGGVNFGCGSSREHAPISILGAGIPVVVAHSFARIFYRNGFNMGLVLLEIGDDIEKFNDTDTVEVDTTTGIIRNMTSGETVQAAAVPPFMQEILDAGGLVEYAKKKLA, encoded by the coding sequence ATGAAAGTGACTGGAACTGCTCACAAAGTGGGCGACCATATCGATACGGATGCCATCATTCCGGCCCGTTTCCTGGTGACCACTGACGCCAAGGAATTGGGTGCGAATTGCATGGAAGGTTTGGAAGCCGGATGGGTTTCCCGTGTTCAGGAAAATGATGTCATGATCGGCGGTGTGAATTTCGGGTGCGGTTCATCCCGTGAACATGCTCCTATTTCAATTTTGGGTGCCGGTATCCCGGTTGTCGTTGCTCACAGTTTTGCGCGTATTTTCTACCGTAATGGTTTCAATATGGGACTGGTGCTGCTCGAAATCGGTGATGATATTGAAAAATTCAATGATACAGATACAGTAGAAGTCGATACCACGACCGGAATCATTCGAAATATGACCTCTGGTGAGACGGTACAGGCTGCGGCTGTTCCGCCGTTCATGCAGGAGATTCTGGATGCCGGTGGACTTGTCGAATACGCGAAAAAGAAATTGGCTTAA
- a CDS encoding phosphatidylserine decarboxylase family protein, which produces MLKPSVGVSLEGLPYIIISAFTTLIFAVIGCWPVAVIGLALTCFIGHFFRDPERVGPENAEDVCSPADGKVIKVTREIDPVSGEERQVIAIFMNVFNVHVNRMPVSGKVELIRYIPGKFFNASFDKASTDNERNILVITGKGNQRFTMVQIAGLIARRIVCWAEPGDKLKRGERYGLIKFGSRVDLYMPDGYVPTVSVGQTVVAGETPLAEKR; this is translated from the coding sequence ATGTTGAAACCCTCTGTTGGTGTCTCTCTTGAAGGGCTGCCGTATATTATTATTTCCGCTTTTACGACATTGATTTTTGCCGTGATCGGGTGTTGGCCTGTGGCTGTCATCGGGCTTGCTTTGACCTGTTTCATTGGACATTTTTTCCGTGATCCTGAACGTGTCGGACCGGAAAATGCCGAGGACGTGTGTTCACCTGCGGACGGAAAAGTCATCAAGGTCACGCGTGAAATCGACCCCGTCTCCGGCGAAGAACGTCAGGTCATCGCCATTTTCATGAATGTTTTCAACGTCCACGTGAATCGGATGCCGGTCAGCGGAAAGGTTGAACTCATTCGTTATATTCCAGGTAAATTCTTCAATGCCTCTTTTGACAAGGCGAGCACGGATAATGAACGGAATATCCTGGTGATAACCGGCAAGGGCAACCAGCGGTTTACCATGGTCCAGATTGCCGGATTGATCGCTCGTCGGATCGTTTGTTGGGCTGAACCGGGTGACAAACTCAAACGTGGCGAGCGGTATGGTTTAATTAAGTTTGGATCAAGAGTTGACCTTTACATGCCGGATGGCTATGTACCCACTGTCAGTGTCGGACAAACCGTTGTCGCTGGCGAAACCCCTCTGGCGGAAAAACGATAG
- the pssA gene encoding CDP-diacylglycerol--serine O-phosphatidyltransferase: protein MAKERKLPRHKSVYILPNLLTTASLFIGFLGLTWAIQGDYASCAMCILASCIFDGLDGKVARITNTTSEFGVQLDSLADLVAFGVVPAVMTYLWVLNDYGRLGLMAAFLFMACGALRLARFNVQAATSSKKHFVGLPIPGAACTLATLVLFSEYVPAEYMHTVMPTGALVLVYILSFFMVSTIRFYSFKELSTFKAHPFSWMVTAILIFSLVASRPKVLGFLIFLGYLISGPLYTIFLLSRRNKRLRRDNSKEEGLN from the coding sequence ATGGCTAAAGAAAGAAAACTGCCGCGCCATAAGAGCGTCTACATCCTCCCGAACCTGCTGACCACGGCCAGCTTGTTCATTGGCTTTTTAGGACTGACATGGGCTATTCAGGGCGATTATGCCTCCTGTGCCATGTGCATTCTTGCAAGCTGTATTTTTGATGGATTGGACGGTAAAGTTGCGCGTATCACCAACACCACTAGTGAATTCGGCGTCCAATTGGACTCTTTGGCCGATCTGGTCGCGTTTGGTGTGGTTCCGGCAGTCATGACATATCTGTGGGTGCTCAACGACTACGGCAGACTCGGCCTCATGGCTGCATTCCTGTTCATGGCCTGTGGTGCACTCCGGTTGGCCCGTTTCAATGTACAGGCCGCCACTTCCTCGAAAAAACATTTTGTGGGGCTGCCCATTCCCGGGGCGGCCTGCACACTTGCCACATTGGTCCTTTTTTCCGAGTACGTTCCTGCCGAGTACATGCACACAGTCATGCCGACCGGTGCATTGGTGTTGGTGTATATCCTGTCCTTTTTCATGGTCAGCACCATCCGTTTCTATTCGTTCAAGGAACTCAGCACATTCAAGGCCCATCCCTTCAGCTGGATGGTCACCGCTATTCTGATTTTTTCTTTGGTCGCGTCCCGTCCCAAGGTGCTCGGCTTTCTCATCTTCTTGGGCTATCTTATTTCTGGCCCGCTCTACACCATTTTCCTACTATCCCGTCGAAACAAACGACTACGCAGGGATAACTCCAAGGAAGAAGGGCTGAACTAG
- the leuB gene encoding 3-isopropylmalate dehydrogenase, which translates to MKICVLPGDGIGQEIVTQAMRVLDAVGQRFGRTFETTEALIGGCAIDAEGVPLPDQTVAMCKEADAVLLGAVGGPKWDTIDPAIRPEKGLLGIRKALGLFANVRPARLYKQLADACYLRPDIVAKGLDVMVVRELTGGIYFGEPRFDGEKDGERFGYNTMTYYEHEIRRIARVAFEAARKRSGRVCSVDKANVLDVSRVWREIVIDEHKKYADVELSHMYVDNAAMQLVRDPSQFDVIVTGNLFGDILSDEAAAITGSIGMLPSASLGESNPGLYEPIHGSAPDIAGQDKANPLATILSVSMMLRHSFNMVEEADCIENAVEKTLEQGYRTGDIRQEQCEMVGCTAMTEAVLANMA; encoded by the coding sequence ATGAAAATATGTGTTTTGCCGGGTGACGGTATCGGACAGGAAATCGTGACCCAGGCCATGCGCGTTCTTGACGCAGTGGGGCAGCGGTTTGGTCGTACATTCGAGACCACGGAAGCCCTGATCGGCGGATGTGCCATTGATGCCGAAGGCGTTCCCTTGCCGGATCAGACTGTGGCCATGTGCAAAGAGGCTGACGCCGTGTTGCTCGGTGCGGTCGGTGGACCGAAATGGGACACGATCGATCCTGCCATTCGTCCGGAAAAAGGGCTGCTTGGTATTCGCAAGGCGCTTGGATTATTTGCCAATGTCCGTCCGGCTCGACTGTACAAGCAATTGGCGGACGCCTGTTATCTGCGGCCTGATATTGTTGCCAAAGGATTGGATGTCATGGTCGTGCGGGAGCTGACCGGCGGGATCTATTTTGGTGAGCCGCGTTTTGACGGGGAAAAGGACGGCGAACGTTTCGGGTACAACACCATGACCTATTATGAGCATGAAATTCGTCGTATTGCCCGAGTCGCTTTCGAGGCCGCGCGCAAACGGTCCGGTCGGGTTTGTTCTGTAGACAAGGCCAATGTGCTGGATGTCTCCCGCGTCTGGCGTGAAATCGTCATTGATGAGCATAAAAAATACGCTGATGTCGAGTTGTCCCATATGTATGTGGATAATGCGGCCATGCAGTTGGTGCGTGATCCCTCGCAGTTCGACGTGATTGTGACCGGGAACCTGTTTGGTGACATCCTGTCTGATGAAGCGGCGGCCATCACCGGGTCTATCGGGATGCTGCCGTCCGCATCGCTTGGCGAATCCAATCCCGGGTTATATGAACCGATTCACGGATCTGCGCCTGATATTGCAGGGCAGGACAAGGCCAATCCGTTGGCGACCATCCTTTCCGTGTCCATGATGTTGCGTCATTCCTTTAACATGGTCGAAGAAGCCGACTGCATTGAGAATGCAGTGGAAAAGACCTTGGAGCAGGGCTATCGGACCGGCGACATCAGGCAAGAACAGTGCGAGATGGTCGGTTGCACCGCCATGACTGAGGCTGTGCTCGCCAATATGGCCTAG
- the leuC gene encoding 3-isopropylmalate dehydratase large subunit, with product MGRTLAEKILQKHTDQEITGAGQIVQCSVDMVLANDITAPLAIKSFKAMGAKKVFDRDKVSLVCDHFTPNKDIDSAEQVKVVREFAEEFDITHYYEGGEVGVEHALLPEKGIVGPGDIVVGADSHTCTYGGLGAFATGMGSTDVGAAMALGETWFKVPPTIKVNLTGTPGEHVGAKDFVLHQIGQLGVAGALYKALEYSGEVVDAMSMEGRMTIANMAIEAGGKVGLFSVDEKAMEYAKSTGFSGGELMTPDADAEYERVLNIDVTGMAPQVACPHLPDNVKSVDDTSGVRIHQAVIGSCTNGRIEDMRVAAALLKGRKVSRSVRCIILPATPAIWTACMREGLMEIFMESGCIVGPPTCGPCLGGHMGILAGGERCIATTNRNFKGRMGSLEAEVFLANPAVAAASAITGEITNPAAL from the coding sequence ATGGGTCGAACTTTAGCTGAAAAGATATTGCAAAAACATACGGACCAGGAAATCACTGGTGCTGGGCAGATTGTCCAGTGCTCGGTGGATATGGTCCTTGCCAATGACATTACCGCGCCATTGGCCATCAAGTCTTTCAAGGCGATGGGGGCAAAAAAGGTATTTGACCGAGACAAGGTCTCTCTGGTCTGCGATCATTTTACGCCAAACAAGGACATTGATTCTGCGGAACAGGTCAAGGTCGTGCGTGAGTTCGCCGAAGAATTTGACATCACCCATTATTATGAGGGTGGTGAAGTCGGGGTCGAACATGCCTTGTTGCCGGAAAAGGGCATTGTCGGCCCGGGCGATATCGTGGTGGGTGCTGATTCTCATACCTGTACCTATGGCGGATTGGGCGCGTTTGCCACTGGCATGGGGTCCACGGATGTCGGAGCAGCCATGGCCCTTGGTGAAACATGGTTCAAGGTGCCGCCCACCATTAAGGTGAACCTCACAGGAACACCTGGTGAACATGTCGGGGCCAAGGATTTTGTGCTGCATCAGATCGGTCAGCTCGGTGTTGCCGGGGCCTTGTACAAGGCTTTGGAGTATTCCGGCGAGGTCGTGGATGCCATGTCCATGGAAGGTCGGATGACCATTGCCAATATGGCGATTGAGGCCGGCGGTAAGGTCGGGCTGTTTTCTGTTGATGAAAAGGCGATGGAATATGCCAAGTCTACCGGATTTTCCGGTGGAGAGTTGATGACGCCAGATGCGGATGCCGAGTATGAACGAGTGTTGAATATCGATGTCACGGGCATGGCTCCCCAAGTGGCTTGTCCTCATTTGCCGGACAACGTCAAATCCGTTGACGACACGAGCGGAGTGCGGATTCATCAGGCAGTCATTGGGTCCTGCACCAATGGTCGGATCGAAGACATGCGCGTCGCTGCGGCTCTTTTGAAAGGTCGCAAAGTCAGCCGTTCCGTCCGGTGTATTATCCTGCCCGCGACACCGGCCATCTGGACGGCCTGTATGCGCGAAGGCTTGATGGAGATTTTCATGGAGTCGGGATGCATTGTCGGTCCGCCGACCTGTGGTCCCTGTTTGGGCGGTCACATGGGTATTTTGGCGGGTGGGGAGCGGTGTATCGCGACCACCAACCGGAATTTCAAGGGGCGTATGGGATCACTTGAAGCGGAAGTCTTTTTGGCGAATCCCGCAGTGGCTGCGGCCAGTGCCATTACTGGCGAAATCACCAACCCCGCCGCATTGTAG
- a CDS encoding aspartate-semialdehyde dehydrogenase — translation MKKDLVVAVCGATGAVGQEMLQVLEQRDFPYSKVIPLASARSVGKKVTCKGEELTVAELTEDSFNGVDLALFSAGGATSLKFAPIAAKAGCVVVDNSAAWRMNDECPLVVPEVNPEDLDWHKGIVANPNCSTIQMMVALKPIHDEARIKRVVVSTYQAVSGTGQKAIEELENQARRLMSGQPVVADVYPHQIAFNCLPHIDVFMDNGYTKEEMKMVNETVKIMGDPSIKVTATCVRVPVFYSHSEAINIETEEKLTANDVRALLAKSPGIIVEDYPEKNAYPMPVMAAGDDATYVGRIREDETIENGINMWVVSDNIRKGAALNTIQIAETLIERDLVRVP, via the coding sequence ATGAAGAAAGATCTGGTAGTGGCTGTCTGTGGCGCAACAGGCGCAGTCGGTCAGGAGATGTTGCAGGTATTGGAACAACGCGATTTTCCCTATAGCAAAGTCATTCCCTTGGCGTCTGCTCGAAGCGTCGGCAAAAAAGTGACCTGCAAAGGCGAAGAACTCACGGTCGCCGAATTGACCGAAGACTCTTTCAACGGCGTTGATCTGGCGCTATTTTCCGCCGGAGGCGCAACCAGCCTCAAATTCGCTCCCATCGCAGCCAAAGCGGGCTGTGTCGTCGTCGACAACTCCGCAGCTTGGCGAATGAATGACGAATGTCCTTTGGTCGTTCCCGAAGTCAATCCCGAAGACCTGGATTGGCACAAGGGTATTGTCGCCAACCCGAACTGCTCCACCATTCAAATGATGGTCGCCCTGAAACCCATTCACGACGAAGCCCGCATCAAACGCGTGGTTGTTTCCACCTATCAGGCCGTCTCCGGTACCGGACAAAAGGCCATTGAAGAGCTGGAAAATCAAGCGCGCCGACTCATGTCGGGACAGCCGGTCGTCGCCGATGTGTATCCGCACCAGATTGCCTTCAACTGCCTGCCGCATATCGATGTCTTCATGGACAATGGATATACCAAGGAAGAGATGAAAATGGTCAACGAGACCGTCAAGATCATGGGCGATCCGTCCATCAAGGTCACCGCCACCTGCGTGCGTGTCCCGGTCTTCTACAGCCATTCCGAAGCGATCAATATTGAAACCGAAGAAAAGCTGACGGCAAATGACGTCCGTGCCCTGCTGGCGAAATCGCCCGGTATCATCGTTGAAGATTACCCTGAGAAAAACGCCTATCCCATGCCAGTGATGGCTGCGGGAGACGATGCGACATATGTGGGCCGAATCCGTGAGGATGAGACCATTGAAAATGGCATCAACATGTGGGTTGTTTCCGACAACATCCGTAAGGGTGCCGCCTTGAACACCATCCAGATTGCCGAAACTTTGATTGAACGCGATTTGGTTCGTGTTCCCTAA
- a CDS encoding ABC-F family ATP-binding cassette domain-containing protein, whose translation MSRITVQSLGKSYGGDPVFSDVAFEVSPGMRLALTGPNGCGKSTLLKVLAGRIEPDTGQLTVSKGAQIGYVAQEMTGNVLEHQLLSWVLSALPSWNEFWEDWEKAVAENDTARIEKLSHRQAEFEERYGYNPDHKARAILTGLGFRDDDLFKNIGELSGGWRERAKLGRVLLQGADILLLDEPTNHLDLEAVEWLENYLLNFRGTLAFVVHDKIFLNRVGTHVLFLGAGKPVFRKGTFNEFLVWDEENRSQRQKEADKLSARIENEYKYINKFRVKARKAAQAQSKLKKVEKLEIELRQIKEAQAASHRGKSLNFRLPEPKRGDKVPVSAVDLAFHYEGLDPIWPTLNFQLFRGKKVAVVAPNGAGKSTLLKLITGSLTPTAGHVKVGSGTDLGYFSQHQHEILNLDNTVIGEIRRLSDSNLTEEQVMSVLGLFLLGESFFERKVKALSGGEKSRLLLATLFLSRSNLLILDEPTNHLDIETREGLIQALKGYSGTLLFVAHDRYLLNEIAEEIWALDTNGLTQHLGGFEAYHAKTILEESAPDRQPEANSEAVRDKKKLTKEEKRRQAEERNMLYRQLKPRKKEYTKLEADLEKVLDEQALLEAKMNDPATYEKPEEALKLNNAYKEASDWAEELMVRMGELEEEIEIMTATVANE comes from the coding sequence ATGTCACGAATCACTGTCCAGAGTCTCGGGAAATCCTATGGAGGAGACCCCGTTTTTTCAGATGTGGCCTTTGAGGTTTCACCAGGGATGCGTCTTGCCCTGACAGGTCCCAACGGCTGTGGAAAAAGTACCCTGCTCAAGGTCCTGGCTGGCCGAATAGAACCCGATACCGGACAATTGACGGTATCCAAGGGAGCACAGATCGGCTATGTGGCGCAGGAAATGACCGGCAATGTGCTTGAACATCAACTGCTGTCATGGGTCCTGTCTGCACTCCCCTCCTGGAACGAATTCTGGGAAGATTGGGAAAAAGCGGTCGCTGAAAACGATACAGCACGAATCGAAAAACTGTCGCACCGCCAAGCCGAATTCGAAGAACGGTACGGATACAACCCCGATCACAAGGCTCGGGCCATTTTGACAGGGCTGGGATTCAGGGACGACGATTTATTCAAAAACATTGGTGAATTGTCAGGTGGCTGGCGAGAACGGGCCAAACTCGGACGCGTGCTCCTGCAAGGCGCTGACATTCTGCTGCTCGATGAACCGACCAACCATCTTGATCTGGAAGCCGTCGAATGGCTCGAAAACTATCTGCTCAACTTTCGAGGCACGCTGGCCTTTGTCGTTCACGACAAAATTTTCCTGAATCGGGTCGGCACCCACGTGCTGTTTCTTGGTGCGGGCAAACCGGTTTTTCGAAAAGGCACCTTTAATGAATTTCTGGTGTGGGATGAAGAAAACCGCTCGCAACGACAAAAAGAAGCCGATAAGCTCTCCGCAAGAATTGAAAACGAATATAAATACATCAACAAATTCCGCGTCAAGGCCCGCAAGGCTGCGCAAGCCCAGAGCAAATTGAAAAAAGTGGAAAAACTGGAAATAGAACTGCGCCAGATCAAAGAGGCACAGGCTGCCTCGCATCGCGGCAAAAGTTTGAATTTCCGTTTGCCCGAACCGAAACGAGGCGACAAGGTTCCTGTCTCCGCCGTGGATTTGGCATTTCACTATGAAGGGCTCGACCCCATCTGGCCCACGTTGAATTTTCAACTTTTCCGAGGGAAAAAAGTTGCCGTTGTCGCCCCCAATGGCGCGGGCAAATCAACATTGCTCAAACTGATTACTGGCTCGCTTACTCCCACGGCCGGACACGTCAAGGTCGGCAGTGGAACGGACCTGGGATATTTCAGCCAACATCAGCATGAAATTCTCAATCTTGACAATACGGTGATTGGCGAAATCAGACGACTATCCGATTCAAATTTGACCGAAGAACAGGTCATGAGCGTCTTGGGACTATTCCTTTTGGGCGAATCCTTTTTCGAACGCAAGGTCAAGGCCTTGTCCGGTGGTGAAAAAAGTCGGTTGCTGCTGGCCACTCTTTTCCTGTCTCGATCCAACCTGCTGATCCTTGATGAACCAACAAACCACTTGGATATTGAGACCAGAGAGGGACTGATTCAAGCCTTGAAAGGGTACTCCGGTACTCTGCTTTTCGTGGCTCATGACAGATATCTGCTCAATGAGATAGCCGAAGAAATCTGGGCATTGGATACAAACGGTCTGACACAGCATCTCGGTGGATTCGAAGCCTATCACGCAAAGACTATTTTGGAAGAATCGGCCCCAGATCGCCAGCCCGAAGCCAATTCGGAAGCCGTTCGTGACAAGAAAAAGTTGACCAAGGAAGAAAAACGTCGGCAAGCCGAAGAACGGAATATGCTGTATCGCCAACTCAAACCACGAAAAAAAGAATATACAAAGCTCGAAGCCGATCTGGAAAAAGTTTTGGACGAGCAGGCTCTCCTTGAAGCAAAGATGAACGATCCCGCGACCTATGAAAAGCCGGAAGAGGCACTCAAGTTGAATAACGCCTACAAGGAAGCCTCAGACTGGGCCGAAGAGCTGATGGTTCGCATGGGCGAACTGGAAGAAGAAATCGAAATCATGACAGCCACGGTGGCAAACGAGTGA
- a CDS encoding (deoxy)nucleoside triphosphate pyrophosphohydrolase produces the protein MKPHLEVVAGILWHDGNYLAVQRPEGAPMAGWWEFPGGKVEQDESRDTALVREFQEELALTPTDFTYWQEREHEYEAFVVHIHFYHIHHYSGELTMVENQQFQWVDPCQSASLDFLPADVGIVESLHSHHHES, from the coding sequence ATGAAACCTCATCTCGAAGTGGTCGCCGGTATTCTCTGGCACGACGGAAACTATCTCGCGGTTCAACGTCCAGAGGGTGCGCCCATGGCTGGATGGTGGGAATTTCCCGGCGGCAAAGTGGAACAGGACGAATCCCGTGACACGGCATTGGTTCGAGAATTTCAGGAAGAACTCGCACTCACTCCAACGGATTTTACGTATTGGCAGGAACGGGAGCATGAATATGAGGCCTTTGTCGTTCACATTCATTTTTACCATATTCATCACTACTCAGGTGAGTTGACCATGGTGGAGAATCAACAGTTCCAATGGGTTGATCCCTGTCAGTCCGCATCCCTGGACTTCTTGCCAGCCGATGTCGGCATTGTCGAAAGTTTGCATTCGCACCACCACGAATCATAG
- a CDS encoding GIY-YIG nuclease family protein — translation MQCWYVYLMRCADDSLYCGITTDVERRLKEHNAGTASKYTRSRRPVCVAAAGMVADKSAALKLEMAIKKQDRVHKIVYLEAHTSNLR, via the coding sequence ATGCAATGCTGGTACGTTTATCTTATGCGGTGTGCTGATGACAGTTTGTACTGCGGCATAACCACTGATGTTGAAAGACGACTCAAGGAACACAATGCCGGAACTGCTTCGAAATATACTCGTTCGAGGCGTCCTGTCTGCGTTGCCGCTGCCGGTATGGTTGCAGACAAAAGTGCGGCCTTGAAATTGGAAATGGCCATCAAAAAACAAGATCGTGTCCATAAAATAGTCTATTTGGAAGCACATACTTCCAATTTAAGATGA
- a CDS encoding aminotransferase class IV has protein sequence MVQVTDSEGYIEALLAVKRPINKKVHAFYDHSVEKICKNPEVMLMPWDDHLVHRGDGIFEVMKFVDGKLYQLEPHMKRMQRSCESIFMTPPCSWNKISELVLEVCRAGGRATGMVRVMIGRGPGGFGIDPAECPETSLYIVAYDFTAKSESAYETGVTAFKTSVPAKQSYLATIKSIDYLPNVLMRHEASEKGYDYPFCYDDDGFLAEGAVENVCIVNDNGTLIIPEFTNALPGTTMLRAVDLIKDEISIMFRGIREEEILMAKEVIIVGTTGDAIPVIRYNDKPIHNVKPGPIAQRLRELLKQDLQDTGIQL, from the coding sequence GTGGTACAAGTGACTGATTCTGAAGGATATATCGAGGCTCTGCTCGCGGTCAAAAGACCTATCAACAAAAAAGTTCATGCGTTTTACGACCACAGTGTCGAAAAAATTTGCAAGAATCCCGAAGTCATGCTCATGCCATGGGATGACCATCTGGTACACCGTGGAGATGGGATCTTCGAGGTCATGAAATTTGTTGACGGCAAGCTCTATCAGCTCGAACCGCACATGAAACGAATGCAACGTTCCTGCGAATCCATCTTCATGACACCACCGTGTTCATGGAATAAAATCAGTGAATTGGTTCTCGAAGTATGTCGGGCCGGAGGCCGGGCTACCGGCATGGTCCGCGTGATGATTGGTCGTGGTCCCGGTGGTTTTGGCATTGATCCGGCAGAATGCCCAGAAACCAGTTTATATATCGTGGCCTATGACTTCACTGCCAAATCAGAATCAGCCTATGAAACAGGGGTCACGGCTTTCAAGACCTCGGTTCCGGCCAAACAATCCTATCTGGCGACCATCAAATCCATTGATTATCTGCCAAATGTATTGATGCGACACGAGGCTTCTGAAAAAGGCTACGATTACCCCTTCTGCTACGATGATGACGGATTCCTCGCCGAAGGAGCTGTCGAAAACGTCTGTATCGTCAACGACAACGGCACATTGATTATTCCCGAATTCACCAATGCCCTGCCCGGCACAACCATGTTGCGCGCGGTCGATCTGATAAAAGACGAAATATCAATCATGTTCCGTGGCATTCGTGAAGAAGAAATACTCATGGCCAAGGAAGTCATCATCGTCGGCACCACCGGCGACGCCATCCCTGTTATCAGGTACAATGACAAACCCATTCACAATGTCAAACCGGGACCGATCGCACAACGCCTCCGGGAGTTGCTGAAACAGGATTTGCAGGACACCGGTATTCAACTGTAA